From Nitrospirota bacterium:
TAAGGATTTCTGCCTCTTTCTTAGCACTTTCTCTGAACTCCTGAACCATCTGCTGGGTTGTCACTAATGTCTTTTTCAGTGATTCCTCGCTCTCTTTGTATTCCTCAAGCCTCTGCTTAAGCCTCTCAACCTCCTCTCTGAGAGTGTTATTTTCTCTGATGAGATATTCAAACTCTTCTCTTACCGTCTCAAGAAACGAATCTACTTCCTCAACATCAAAACCCCTGAATTTCAATGGAAATTGCTTCTGCTGAATATCTAATGGTGTTATCTTCATTCTTCACCTCCCACTCATATAACCTAATTCCATTAACGATGAAATAAGAAAATACTTCAAAAACAGGATTATCAAAATAACAATTATCGGAGATATATCAATACCTATTCCACCAAACGGAATAATCCTCCTGACCCTTCTCAATACAGGTTCTGTTATACCATAAAGAAATCTCACAATTGGATTGTATGGGTCAGGATTGACCCATGAGATAAGTGCGGCAATGATTATTATCCACATATAGATACTCAAGACAATATCCAGTATCTTTGCCACAGCTACAATCAGATTAGATAATATAAACATCGTACCCCTCCTTATCCCTTATTCTTTCATTTTTCCAAGTTCTCTGGACCTTTTCGTTGCAGCTTCTATGGCACTAATTACTATCTCTTTAAATCCCTCGTCCTCAAAAACCTTCAATCCCGCTACTGTCGTTCCACCCGGAGATGTTACCATCTCTCTCAATTTGGATGGACTCATACCTGTATCAAGCAATCTTGCAGTACCAAG
This genomic window contains:
- a CDS encoding DivIVA domain-containing protein, whose protein sequence is MKITPLDIQQKQFPLKFRGFDVEEVDSFLETVREEFEYLIRENNTLREEVERLKQRLEEYKESEESLKKTLVTTQQMVQEFRESAKKEAEILIKDAEMKAEKMLERAQTKAIKIHEDITDLKGIRKHFREEMKRLLDRFSAMLKYDEEEDEEEEKTEELTKE
- a CDS encoding YggT family protein yields the protein MFILSNLIVAVAKILDIVLSIYMWIIIIAALISWVNPDPYNPIVRFLYGITEPVLRRVRRIIPFGGIGIDISPIIVILIILFLKYFLISSLMELGYMSGR